Proteins found in one Apostichopus japonicus isolate 1M-3 chromosome 16, ASM3797524v1, whole genome shotgun sequence genomic segment:
- the LOC139983714 gene encoding uncharacterized protein has translation MWKQLVLLLAVFALAQTAPLQELARALEGVVREELEYELNERQEDNNANDDQNQNRSFYLVKGFNRPPNTESPPSRDRHHKQREEFAEHLYEYLRRKEERKDPALRGTDQPPREGQRQPDEEPSSLDGRTMDKRPQQDGGRDEDDRKPPPPRGTGQPPPARGTDQPTREGQRQPDQGPRGLDGSTMDKRPQQDGGRDEDDRKPPPPRGTGQPPSARGTGQPPPARGTDQPTREGQRQPDQGPRGLDGSTMDKRPQQDGGRDEDDRKPPPQRGTGQPPPARGTDQPPREGQRQPDQGPRGLDGSTMDKRPQQNGGRDEDDRKPPPQRGTGQPPPARGTDQPPREGQHQPDQGPRGLDGSTMDKRPQQDGGRDEDDRKPPPPRGTGQPPPARGTGQPPPPRGTGQPPPADGTGAPPPRDGSKSRPSGNDQPPKNGQQPDNNARGLDTDRKPPPPRGTGQPPPPRGTGQPPPPRGTGQPPPAYGTGVPPPRDGSISRPTGNDQPPKNGQQPDNNARGLDTDRKPPPPRGTGQPTPPRGTGQPPPPRGTGQPPPPRGTGLPPPARGTDQPPREGQRQPDQGPRGLDGSTMDKRPQQDGGRDEDDRKPPPQRGTGQPPPARGTGQPPPPRGTGQPSPPRGTGQPPPPRGTGKPPSEGGKGRDQAERAMEDVFLKRLLGLLADLR, from the exons ATGTGGAAGCAGCTAGTCTTGTTGCTGGCAGTCTTTGCGCTTGCGCAGACAGCCCCCCTACAGGAGCTTGCTAGGGCCTTGGAAGGAGTCGTGCGTGAGGAACTTGAATACGAGCTTAATGAGAGACAAGAAGATAATAATGCCAACGACGATCAGAATCAGAATAGAAGTTTCTATCTAGTTAAAG GTTTTAATCGGCCTCCAAATACAGAGAGTCCTCCATCACGCGATCGACATCATAAACAGAGAGAAGAGTTTGCAGAACATCTCTATGAGTATCTGAGAAGGAAGGAGGAACGTAAGGATCCGGCCTTACGAGGAACAGATCAGCCACCAAGAGAAGGCCAACGTCAGCCAGATGAAGAGCCTAGCAGTCTTGACGGTAGAACAATGGACAAGAGACCACAACAAGACGGAGGCCGCGACGAGGACGACCGTAAACCACCTCCCCCAAGGGGAACTGGACAACCACCTCCTGCAAGGGGAACAGATCAGCCAACAAGAGAAGGTCAACGTCAACCCGACCAAGGGCCACGTGGTCTTGACGGTAGTACAATGGACAAGAGACCACAACAAGACGGAGGCCGCGACGAGGACGACCGTAAACCACCTCCTCCAAGGGGAACTGGACAACCACCTTCTGCAAGGGGAACCGGACAACCACCTCCTGCAAGGGGAACAGATCAGCCAACAAGAGAAGGTCAACGTCAACCCGACCAAGGGCCACGTGGTCTTGACGGTAGTACAATGGACAAGAGACCACAACAAGACGGAGGCCGCGACGAGGACGACCGTAAACCACCTCCTCAAAGGGGAACTGGACAACCACCTCCTGCAAGGGGAACAGATCAGCCACCAAGAGAAGGCCAACGTCAACCCGATCAAGGGCCACGTGGTCTTGACGGTAGTACAATGGACAAGAGACCACAACAAAACGGAGGCCGCGACGAGGACGACCGTAAACCACCTCCTCAAAGGGGAACTGGACAACCACCTCCTGCAAGGGGAACAGATCAGCCACCAAGAGAAGGCCAACATCAACCCGATCAAGGGCCACGTGGTCTTGACGGTAGTACAATGGACAAGAGACCACAACAAGACGGAGGCCGCGACGAGGACGACCGTAAACCACCTCCTCCAAGGGGAACTGGACAACCACCTCCGGCAAGGGGAACTGGGCAACCACCTCCACCAAGAGGAACTGGACAACCACCTCCAGCAGATGGTACAGGTGCACCACCTCCAAGAGATGGAAGCAAGTCAAGACCAAGTGGAAATGATCAACCACCAAAGAATGGTCAACAACCAGACAACAATGCACGTGGACTCGATACCGATCGTAAACCACCGCCTCCAAGGGGAACTGGACAACCACCTCCTCCAAGGGGAACTGGACAACCACCTCCTCCAAGGGGAACTGGACAACCACCTCCAGCATATGGTACAGGTGTACCACCTCCAAGAGATGGAAGCATATCAAGACCAACTGGAAATGATCAACCACCAAAGAATGGCCAACAACCAGACAACAATGCACGTGGACTCGATACCGATCGTAAACCACCTCCTCCAAGGGGAACTGGACAACCAACTCCTCCAAGGGGAACTGGACAACCACCTCCTCCAAGGGGAACTGGACAACCCCCTCCTCCAAGGGGAACTGGACTTCCACCTCCTGCAAGGGGAACAGATCAGCCACCAAGAGAAGGCCAACGTCAACCCGATCAAGGGCCACGTGGTCTTGACGGTAGTACAATGGACAAGAGACCACAACAAGACGGAGGCCGCGACGAGGACGACCGTAAACCACCTCCTCAAAGGGGAACTGGGCAACCACCTCCTGCAAGGGGAACTGGACAACCACCTCCTCCAAGGGGAACTGGACAACCATCTCCTCCAAGGGGAACTGGACAACCCCCTCCTCCAAGGGGAACTGGGAAACCACCTTCCGAGGGTGGCAAAGGGAGAGATCAAGCGGAACGCGCAATGGAAGATGTCTTCTTAAAACGACTATTGGGCTTACTTGCCGACCTACGATAG